The Oxalobacteraceae bacterium OTU3CINTB1 genome includes a window with the following:
- a CDS encoding GNAT family N-acetyltransferase: MNIEVRLAHSSERLVVRHMMELYQHDFSEFDGTDLDEHGQYGYYDLDCFWINPNFSAFIIKVDDKWAGFVLVNDEVLNPENSATIVEFFILRKYRRHGVGQYAAQAILGAHPGRWEIKVIQENPAAFVFWQNLIKANWPGQENAVTINDEHWHGPVFTVTTKSGT; the protein is encoded by the coding sequence ATGAACATCGAAGTACGATTGGCGCATAGCAGCGAGCGTCTGGTGGTCCGCCACATGATGGAGCTGTACCAGCACGATTTTTCGGAGTTCGACGGCACCGACCTCGATGAACATGGCCAGTACGGCTACTACGACCTGGACTGCTTCTGGATCAATCCGAACTTCTCCGCGTTTATCATCAAGGTCGATGACAAGTGGGCCGGATTCGTCCTGGTTAACGACGAGGTTCTCAATCCTGAAAACTCGGCGACGATTGTCGAGTTCTTTATCCTGCGAAAATACCGCCGCCATGGCGTCGGCCAATACGCCGCGCAAGCAATCCTGGGCGCCCATCCGGGCCGCTGGGAGATCAAGGTCATACAAGAAAATCCGGCGGCGTTTGTTTTTTGGCAGAACCTCATCAAGGCCAACTGGCCCGGCCAGGAAAATGCCGTGACGATAAATGACGAACACTGGCACGGCCCGGTTTTCACCGTAACGACCAAATCCGGAACCTGA
- a CDS encoding response regulator transcription factor — translation MNTSASIVIADVHPLIRAGMASLIESEDNFKLLGQASSGSQAVEMCERLQPDLLLIDLNMPDCDGIEAIGRISARRPDAKIIILSGHEREEDADRGMRAGASAYMLKSAPLDDLMACIHTVLSGKKYMMPELALKLASRIHGNQLTPRERDILGHLATGMSNKVIARAAGIGVGTVKFHVKSIMSKLNVCTRTEAAMVAARRGLVHLA, via the coding sequence ATGAACACATCCGCATCCATCGTCATCGCCGACGTTCATCCGCTGATCCGCGCCGGCATGGCGTCGCTGATCGAATCGGAGGACAACTTCAAACTGTTGGGCCAGGCCAGCAGCGGCAGCCAGGCCGTCGAAATGTGCGAACGCTTGCAGCCGGACCTGCTGCTGATCGACCTGAACATGCCGGACTGCGACGGCATCGAAGCCATCGGCCGCATCAGCGCGCGCCGGCCGGACGCCAAGATCATCATCCTCAGCGGCCACGAGCGCGAAGAGGACGCCGACCGCGGCATGCGCGCCGGCGCCAGCGCCTACATGCTCAAAAGCGCCCCGCTCGACGACTTGATGGCCTGCATCCACACCGTGCTGTCCGGTAAAAAATACATGATGCCGGAACTGGCGCTCAAGCTCGCCAGCCGCATCCACGGCAACCAGCTGACGCCGCGCGAACGCGACATCCTCGGCCACCTGGCCACCGGCATGAGCAACAAGGTCATCGCGCGCGCGGCCGGCATCGGTGTCGGCACCGTCAAATTCCACGTCAAAAGCATCATGTCCAAACTGAACGTCTGCACCCGGACCGAGGCCGCCATGGTCGCCGCGCGTCGCGGACTCGTCCATTTGGCCTGA
- a CDS encoding tetratricopeptide repeat protein, producing MTQHMTTDLNFLQRLNVGEDADERAIRRAYARELKLIDQETDPIGFQTLREAYETALDWQRHHAAQPFAAQIGSEDRPDDAGQPIAAFATPGPAPAAERQQAAPAEGHPTAPSDSHSATPASTPDDPHAVAAAVFEEFLRRAGALVEARAISSDAPWRHALGLCLADDRLVHIIARDLFEQHVADLLAQGWQPGHDVLLEAATKVFGWHNDRRRTRALGYAGYVLDSAIDERSMFDTLADRDYQQQLIERLRDPRPPTARELLAHTTPMAMLFSRFPTWMPLVTSAANMALWREKEGALPGWRRMFQRAKARTSEHEFRWRFNWKWAIFIAVITLARVGWNSGSADNNMDETTRRHAQSTGQPSTAARENLASLLAKADDMLQQGDYDGAIATYTRVIQLDPRNSVAYSNRALAALFTKAGEAGIVADLDRAAELDSNNANVPRARGLLALRHERYDEAIAEFSRAQELYPDHPYTLDKRAEAYARAGRYDLALADIDRRLKVAPTGNVDAYRLRLQILIRQGNEADALAQIETMIGANKNNAEAYYYAASLYRNAGQERQAIFMLERGIAEAPVSTLYLARELLRERADLAGRRDDIAKCVANSFCVHYALEQRIELELDDGKPEAALKLIAAEIDGGKLDYASQPAMLAYRALVYAKTGQAKLAEAGFDAARAAAGTRLAQNNLAWFLATHNTALPRALSAIDAALAGPEQIPAYLDTKAMVLLRMGRDREAVAAYDKVLASRSGMASSRFGRGLAKRRAGDRAGGDADLKEARLASPGVDDEYARMGLRP from the coding sequence ATGACACAGCATATGACCACCGACTTGAATTTCTTACAGCGACTCAACGTGGGCGAAGACGCCGACGAGCGCGCCATCCGCCGCGCCTACGCGCGCGAACTGAAACTGATCGACCAGGAGACCGACCCGATCGGTTTCCAGACGCTGCGCGAGGCCTACGAGACCGCGCTGGACTGGCAACGCCATCACGCGGCCCAGCCTTTCGCGGCGCAGATCGGCAGCGAGGACCGGCCTGACGACGCCGGCCAACCGATCGCGGCGTTTGCAACGCCAGGGCCGGCACCGGCGGCGGAGCGGCAACAGGCAGCGCCGGCGGAGGGCCATCCCACAGCGCCGTCCGACAGCCACAGCGCGACGCCGGCATCGACGCCCGACGATCCGCACGCCGTGGCGGCCGCTGTGTTTGAGGAATTCCTACGGCGCGCCGGCGCCCTGGTCGAGGCGCGCGCCATCAGCAGCGACGCGCCCTGGCGCCACGCGCTGGGCCTCTGCCTCGCCGACGACCGGCTGGTGCACATCATCGCGCGCGACCTGTTCGAACAGCACGTCGCCGATCTGCTGGCGCAGGGCTGGCAACCGGGCCACGACGTGCTGCTCGAAGCCGCCACCAAGGTCTTCGGCTGGCACAACGACCGCCGCCGCACGCGGGCGCTCGGCTATGCCGGCTACGTGCTCGACAGTGCGATCGACGAGCGCAGCATGTTCGACACGCTGGCCGACCGCGACTACCAGCAACAACTGATCGAGCGCCTGCGCGATCCGCGCCCGCCGACCGCGCGCGAACTGCTGGCCCACACGACGCCGATGGCGATGCTGTTTTCGCGCTTTCCGACCTGGATGCCGCTGGTCACCAGCGCCGCCAACATGGCGCTCTGGCGCGAAAAGGAAGGTGCGCTGCCGGGCTGGCGGCGCATGTTCCAGCGCGCCAAGGCGCGCACAAGCGAGCACGAATTCCGCTGGCGCTTCAACTGGAAGTGGGCCATCTTCATCGCCGTGATCACCCTGGCGCGCGTCGGCTGGAACAGCGGGAGCGCGGACAACAACATGGACGAGACCACCCGGCGCCACGCGCAATCCACCGGCCAGCCGTCGACCGCCGCGCGCGAGAACCTCGCCAGCCTGCTGGCCAAGGCCGACGACATGCTCCAGCAGGGCGACTATGACGGCGCCATCGCCACCTACACGCGCGTGATCCAGCTCGACCCGCGCAATTCGGTCGCCTACTCCAACCGGGCGCTGGCGGCGCTCTTCACCAAGGCCGGCGAGGCCGGCATCGTCGCCGATCTCGACCGGGCAGCAGAACTGGACAGCAACAACGCCAATGTGCCCCGGGCACGCGGCTTGCTGGCGCTGCGGCACGAGCGCTACGACGAGGCGATCGCCGAATTCTCCCGCGCGCAGGAACTGTATCCCGACCATCCGTACACGCTCGACAAGCGCGCCGAAGCCTACGCGCGCGCCGGCCGGTACGACCTGGCGCTGGCCGACATCGACCGCCGCCTCAAGGTGGCGCCGACCGGCAACGTCGACGCCTACCGGTTGCGCCTGCAGATCCTGATCAGGCAGGGCAACGAAGCGGACGCGCTGGCGCAGATCGAAACCATGATCGGCGCCAACAAAAACAATGCGGAGGCCTATTATTACGCCGCCAGCCTCTACCGCAACGCCGGCCAGGAGCGCCAGGCGATTTTCATGCTCGAACGCGGCATCGCCGAGGCGCCGGTCAGCACCTTGTACCTGGCGCGCGAACTGCTGCGCGAGCGCGCCGACCTCGCCGGCCGCCGCGACGACATCGCCAAATGCGTCGCCAATAGCTTCTGCGTCCACTATGCGCTCGAGCAGCGGATCGAGCTCGAATTGGACGACGGCAAACCCGAAGCCGCGCTGAAACTGATTGCCGCCGAAATCGACGGCGGCAAGCTCGACTATGCAAGCCAGCCGGCCATGCTGGCCTATCGCGCCCTCGTCTACGCGAAAACGGGGCAGGCCAAGCTGGCGGAGGCCGGATTCGACGCGGCGCGCGCCGCCGCCGGCACGCGCCTGGCCCAGAACAACCTGGCGTGGTTCCTGGCCACCCACAACACCGCGCTGCCGCGCGCGCTGTCGGCCATCGACGCGGCGCTGGCGGGCCCGGAGCAGATTCCGGCCTACCTCGACACCAAGGCCATGGTACTGCTGCGGATGGGGCGCGACCGCGAGGCCGTGGCCGCCTACGACAAGGTGCTTGCAAGCCGCTCCGGCATGGCGTCTTCCCGCTTCGGCCGCGGCCTGGCCAAGCGGCGCGCCGGCGACCGCGCCGGCGGCGACGCCGACCTGAAGGAGGCACGCCTGGCGTCGCCCGGCGTCGACGATGAGTATGCCCGCATGGGCTTGCGGCCCTGA
- a CDS encoding alpha/beta hydrolase, whose amino-acid sequence MTKFTLPAVVATALLLASAGSHAAPPPGQDALAGPKIKVDVGGRKLNMYCIGKGSPTVLFEADIGRAGWDWSAVLPEVAKRTRACVYDRAGLGSSDPIIRASTVANASKDLNFLIKNARLEAPFVVVGAGYGGMVAQHFALRSRGTAVSGLILVQPLHEDALPADRAAQLDTALACLTSAEQGKGDPACTYPATSVNGDIGQALAAAQAAQAAKPTYWRARASEWDSLETSAGQLRTARKPFGDIKVAEVKDAQPSAIIDAVIGMLGAPAAASNE is encoded by the coding sequence ATGACCAAATTCACTCTTCCCGCCGTCGTCGCCACCGCCCTCCTGCTGGCCAGCGCCGGCAGCCACGCTGCGCCACCGCCCGGCCAGGATGCCCTCGCCGGCCCTAAAATCAAGGTGGATGTCGGCGGGCGCAAGCTGAATATGTATTGCATCGGCAAAGGCTCGCCGACGGTGCTGTTTGAAGCCGACATCGGCCGGGCCGGCTGGGATTGGTCGGCGGTGCTGCCCGAGGTCGCCAAGCGCACCCGCGCCTGCGTGTACGACCGCGCCGGCCTCGGTTCCAGCGATCCGATCATCCGCGCATCGACCGTGGCCAACGCCAGCAAGGATTTGAACTTCCTGATCAAGAACGCGCGACTGGAGGCGCCTTTCGTCGTGGTGGGCGCCGGCTATGGCGGCATGGTGGCGCAACATTTCGCGCTGCGATCGCGCGGCACGGCCGTCTCCGGCCTGATCCTGGTGCAGCCCTTGCACGAAGATGCGCTGCCGGCGGACCGCGCCGCCCAGCTCGATACCGCGCTGGCCTGCCTGACCTCTGCGGAACAGGGCAAAGGCGACCCTGCCTGTACCTACCCGGCCACCAGCGTCAACGGCGACATTGGCCAGGCGCTGGCTGCCGCCCAGGCGGCGCAAGCGGCCAAACCGACCTATTGGCGCGCCCGCGCCTCCGAGTGGGACAGCCTTGAAACCAGCGCCGGCCAGCTGCGAACGGCCCGCAAGCCGTTTGGCGACATCAAAGTGGCCGAAGTGAAAGACGCGCAACCGTCGGCGATCATCGACGCCGTAATCGGCATGCTCGGCGCGCCAGCGGCCGCAAGCAACGAGTAA
- a CDS encoding FKBP-type peptidyl-prolyl cis-trans isomerase, producing MNKLFSTCAIGLTLTLALVACDKSKPPQPATTEAAPNAANVAPVVLQKIDTVTGTGKDAVAGATAVVHYTGWLYEPNSPQQHGAQFDSSSGRSPFSFQLGGGQVIKGWDEGVQGMKVGGKRTLIIPAAMGYGDSGAGPIPPNANLIFDVELLDVQ from the coding sequence ATGAACAAGCTGTTTTCCACCTGCGCCATCGGCCTGACGCTCACCTTGGCGTTGGTCGCCTGTGACAAGAGCAAGCCGCCGCAGCCCGCCACCACCGAGGCCGCGCCCAACGCCGCCAACGTCGCGCCCGTTGTCTTGCAAAAGATCGATACCGTGACCGGCACCGGCAAGGATGCCGTGGCCGGCGCCACCGCCGTGGTTCACTACACGGGCTGGCTGTACGAGCCGAACTCCCCGCAGCAGCATGGCGCCCAGTTCGACTCGTCGAGCGGCCGCTCGCCGTTCAGCTTCCAGCTTGGCGGCGGCCAGGTCATCAAGGGTTGGGACGAGGGCGTGCAGGGCATGAAGGTCGGCGGCAAGCGTACCTTGATCATCCCGGCCGCAATGGGTTACGGCGATAGCGGCGCCGGTCCGATTCCGCCCAACGCCAATCTGATCTTCGACGTCGAACTGCTCGACGTGCAGTAA
- a CDS encoding molecular chaperone HscC, with protein MIVGIDLGTTNSLIAVWENGAPRLIPNSLGETLTPSCVSVDEDGSILVGRAARERLQTHPARTASVFKRYMGSDKQIRLGNREFRPEELSALILRSLKEDAEAALGHPVTEAIITVPAYFSDAQRKATRAAGQLAGLRVDRLLNEPTAASLAYGINLRDAETRFLVFDLGGGTFDVSVLDLFEGVMEVRASAGDNMLGGEDFVLCLINHFFEQQKIPLALKSDAHFMQRLIANTERAKRALSEAPSATIQITHNDTDYAMTLDEAALERVCAGLLQRLRDPVERALRDANLRITELDNVILAGGATRMPVVRRLVARMFGRFPACDINPDEVVALGAAVQAGLKMRDAALDEVVMTDVSPYSLGIEVSMQLGDRSYSSGHFDPIVERNTPVPVSRVKRYHPVSDNQKYLELNVYQGEARMARDNIRLGSLKIPLPTLAIEDSGIDIRFTYDVNGLLQVEATVARTQETHTLVIEGNPGMLSEAEIAARFITLSELKIHPRDRIEHRTLLARAERLYQQLRGQGREWFGGQIVAFEQALETQDKRVIDPVCAQFEATLNDIEHDSFTVPFNDPQ; from the coding sequence ATGATTGTCGGGATAGACCTGGGTACGACCAATAGTTTGATCGCGGTGTGGGAAAACGGCGCGCCGCGCCTGATTCCCAATAGCCTGGGCGAAACGCTGACGCCGTCGTGCGTCAGCGTTGACGAAGACGGCAGCATCCTGGTCGGCCGCGCCGCGCGCGAACGCTTGCAAACCCATCCCGCGCGCACCGCCTCGGTGTTCAAGCGCTACATGGGCAGCGACAAGCAGATCCGCCTCGGCAACCGCGAGTTCCGCCCCGAGGAGCTGTCCGCACTCATCCTGCGCTCGCTGAAGGAAGACGCCGAAGCCGCCTTGGGCCATCCGGTCACCGAGGCCATCATCACCGTCCCGGCCTATTTCTCCGACGCCCAGCGCAAGGCCACCCGCGCCGCCGGCCAGCTCGCCGGCCTGCGCGTGGACCGGCTGTTGAACGAACCGACGGCGGCTTCGCTGGCCTACGGCATCAACCTGCGCGACGCCGAAACCCGCTTCCTGGTGTTCGACCTGGGCGGCGGCACCTTCGACGTTTCCGTGCTCGACCTGTTCGAGGGCGTCATGGAAGTGCGCGCCTCGGCGGGCGACAACATGCTCGGCGGCGAGGATTTCGTGCTGTGCCTGATCAACCATTTCTTCGAGCAGCAAAAGATTCCGCTCGCGCTCAAGAGCGACGCCCACTTCATGCAGCGCCTCATCGCCAACACCGAACGCGCCAAGCGCGCGCTCAGCGAGGCGCCGTCGGCAACGATCCAGATCACCCACAACGACACCGACTACGCGATGACGCTCGACGAGGCGGCGCTCGAGCGCGTCTGCGCCGGCCTGCTGCAGCGCTTGCGCGATCCGGTCGAGCGGGCCCTGCGCGACGCCAACCTGCGCATCACCGAACTCGATAACGTCATCCTGGCCGGCGGCGCCACCCGCATGCCGGTCGTTCGGCGACTGGTCGCGCGCATGTTCGGCCGCTTCCCGGCCTGCGACATCAATCCGGACGAGGTTGTGGCGCTGGGCGCCGCCGTGCAGGCCGGCCTGAAGATGCGCGACGCCGCGCTCGACGAGGTCGTCATGACCGACGTCTCGCCCTACTCGCTCGGCATCGAAGTATCGATGCAATTGGGCGACCGCAGCTATTCGTCGGGCCACTTCGACCCTATCGTCGAGCGCAACACGCCGGTGCCGGTCAGCCGCGTCAAGCGCTACCACCCGGTCAGCGACAATCAGAAATATCTGGAACTGAATGTCTACCAGGGCGAGGCGCGCATGGCGCGCGACAACATCCGGCTCGGCAGCCTGAAGATTCCGCTGCCCACCCTGGCGATCGAGGACAGCGGTATCGATATCCGGTTCACCTACGACGTCAACGGCTTGTTGCAGGTCGAGGCCACCGTCGCCAGGACGCAGGAGACGCATACGCTGGTGATCGAGGGCAATCCCGGCATGCTGTCCGAGGCGGAGATCGCCGCACGCTTCATCACGCTGTCCGAACTGAAAATCCACCCGCGCGACCGCATCGAACACCGCACCTTGCTGGCACGGGCGGAGCGGCTGTACCAGCAGCTGCGCGGGCAAGGCCGCGAATGGTTCGGCGGCCAAATCGTCGCCTTCGAGCAGGCGTTGGAAACACAGGACAAGCGCGTGATCGACCCGGTGTGCGCGCAGTTCGAGGCGACGCTCAACGATATCGAGCACGATAGTTTTACGGTGCCGTTCAATGATCCGCAGTAA
- a CDS encoding UBP-type zinc finger domain-containing protein, which translates to MGNSCAHLNLIHTRGANTAGCEECLKIGDSWVHLRVCMICGKTGCCDDSKNKHASKHFAETGHPIMRSKEPGETWGWCYVDRKMFDPI; encoded by the coding sequence ATGGGCAACAGCTGTGCACACTTGAATTTGATCCACACACGCGGCGCCAACACGGCCGGCTGCGAGGAATGCCTGAAAATCGGCGACAGCTGGGTACACCTGAGGGTGTGCATGATTTGCGGCAAGACCGGTTGCTGCGACGACTCGAAGAACAAGCACGCCAGCAAACACTTCGCCGAAACGGGCCACCCCATCATGCGCTCGAAGGAACCGGGCGAGACGTGGGGCTGGTGCTATGTCGACCGCAAGATGTTCGATCCGATCTAG
- a CDS encoding SDR family oxidoreductase, giving the protein MLKTLTGKVALVTGGSRGLGAATAEALADLGADVAISYVSSAGKAEDVVAKLKAKGVRAIAIQSDQADMAAAKPLVDKVLAQFGKLDILVNNAAIAFQGKTVDDPELDTVKLDRLWQVNVMGVVATTRAAAPVLSNGGRIIFIGSLLGTRVPFAGVADYSGTKAAIAGYARGVARDLGGRDITVNVVQPGVMPTDMSTEALGDSVPEFLMDLHPIRRIATLEEVSALVCFLAGPNGGYMTGGTHDVSGGLGV; this is encoded by the coding sequence ATGCTGAAAACATTGACGGGTAAGGTAGCTTTGGTAACAGGCGGTTCGCGCGGTCTGGGCGCAGCGACGGCGGAAGCGCTTGCCGACTTGGGCGCGGATGTCGCGATCAGCTACGTGTCGTCGGCGGGCAAGGCGGAGGACGTGGTCGCGAAGCTGAAGGCCAAGGGCGTGCGCGCCATCGCGATCCAGAGCGACCAGGCCGACATGGCCGCCGCCAAGCCGCTGGTCGACAAGGTGCTTGCGCAGTTCGGCAAGCTCGATATCCTCGTCAACAACGCGGCGATCGCGTTCCAGGGCAAGACGGTCGATGATCCCGAACTCGACACGGTCAAGCTCGATCGCCTTTGGCAGGTCAACGTCATGGGCGTGGTGGCGACTACCCGCGCTGCGGCGCCGGTTCTGTCTAACGGCGGCCGCATCATCTTCATCGGCTCGCTGCTGGGCACCCGCGTGCCGTTCGCCGGCGTCGCCGACTACTCCGGCACCAAGGCGGCAATCGCCGGCTACGCCCGGGGCGTGGCGCGCGACCTGGGCGGCCGCGATATCACTGTCAATGTGGTCCAGCCGGGCGTGATGCCGACCGACATGTCGACCGAGGCACTGGGTGATAGCGTGCCCGAGTTTCTGATGGACCTGCACCCGATCCGCCGCATCGCCACCTTGGAAGAGGTCTCGGCACTGGTGTGCTTCCTGGCGGGCCCGAACGGCGGCTACATGACCGGCGGCACGCACGACGTGTCCGGCGGCCTGGGCGTCTGA
- a CDS encoding NAD-dependent succinate-semialdehyde dehydrogenase: MTNASYPDVRLLIDNEWREASGGKTIPVLNPATGQAIGTVAHASIADLDHALAAAQRGFDAWRKIPAFERTATLRRAASLLRERADDIARLLTQEQGKPLSQARAEALAGADIIDWFAAEGMRVYGRIVPSRNPAAQQLVLKEPVGPVAAFTPWNFPINQIVRKLAAALTTGCSFLCKAPEETPASPAALMQCFVDAGVPPGTVGLVFGDPAEISGYLIPHPVIRKVTFTGSTPVGKQLAALAGAHMKRATMELGGHAPVIVAEDADVALAVAASGGAKFRNAGQICIAPTRFLVHNSIKAEFTRALVAHAESLTLGDGMADGTTLGPLANARRVTAMSQVVEDARSKGAEVATGGQRVGTAGNFFAPTILADVPLNAMVFNDEPFGPIAAVRGFDTLEEAIAESNRLPFGLAGYAFTRSIKNAHQLMHNVEVGMLWINQPATPSAELPFGGVKDSGYGSEGGPEALEAYLNTKAVSMVGV, translated from the coding sequence ATGACCAACGCAAGCTATCCCGACGTCCGCCTTCTCATCGACAACGAATGGCGCGAAGCCTCCGGCGGCAAGACTATTCCGGTGCTGAATCCGGCCACGGGCCAGGCCATCGGCACCGTCGCCCACGCCAGCATCGCCGACCTCGACCACGCATTGGCGGCCGCGCAGCGCGGCTTCGACGCCTGGCGCAAGATCCCGGCCTTCGAACGCACCGCCACCCTGCGCCGCGCCGCCAGCCTGCTGCGCGAGCGCGCCGACGACATCGCCCGCCTGCTGACGCAGGAACAGGGCAAGCCGCTGTCGCAAGCGCGCGCCGAAGCGCTGGCCGGTGCCGACATCATCGACTGGTTCGCCGCCGAAGGCATGCGCGTGTACGGCCGCATCGTGCCGTCGCGCAACCCGGCCGCGCAGCAGCTGGTGTTGAAGGAACCGGTCGGCCCGGTCGCCGCCTTCACGCCGTGGAACTTCCCGATCAACCAGATCGTGCGCAAGCTGGCGGCCGCGCTGACCACCGGCTGCTCGTTCCTGTGCAAGGCGCCGGAAGAGACGCCGGCATCGCCCGCCGCGCTGATGCAATGCTTCGTCGACGCCGGCGTGCCGCCGGGAACCGTGGGCCTGGTGTTCGGCGACCCGGCCGAGATTTCCGGCTACCTGATTCCGCATCCGGTCATCCGCAAGGTCACCTTCACCGGCTCGACGCCGGTGGGCAAGCAGCTGGCCGCGCTGGCCGGCGCGCACATGAAGCGGGCGACGATGGAACTGGGCGGCCACGCTCCGGTCATCGTGGCCGAGGATGCGGATGTGGCGCTGGCCGTCGCCGCCAGTGGCGGCGCCAAGTTCCGCAACGCCGGCCAGATTTGCATCGCGCCGACGCGTTTCCTGGTCCACAACAGCATCAAGGCCGAGTTCACCCGCGCGCTGGTGGCGCACGCCGAGAGCCTGACCCTGGGCGACGGCATGGCCGACGGCACCACGCTCGGCCCGCTGGCCAACGCGCGCCGCGTGACCGCGATGAGCCAGGTGGTCGAGGACGCGCGCAGCAAGGGAGCCGAGGTCGCCACCGGCGGCCAGCGCGTCGGCACCGCCGGCAACTTCTTCGCGCCGACGATTCTGGCCGACGTGCCGCTCAACGCCATGGTGTTCAACGACGAACCGTTCGGTCCGATCGCGGCGGTGCGCGGCTTCGACACCTTGGAAGAGGCGATCGCCGAATCGAACCGCTTGCCGTTCGGGCTGGCCGGTTACGCGTTCACGCGCTCGATCAAGAACGCGCACCAGCTGATGCACAACGTCGAAGTCGGCATGCTGTGGATTAACCAGCCGGCCACGCCAAGCGCCGAGCTGCCGTTTGGCGGCGTCAAGGATTCGGGCTATGGTTCGGAGGGCGGCCCGGAGGCGCTGGAGGCGTACCTGAACACCAAGGCGGTGTCGATGGTGGGCGTGTAG
- a CDS encoding TetR/AcrR family transcriptional regulator, translating into MGRHREYDVDKVLDATLCVFWRKGYEGTSYADLTEAAGVERPALYSAFGNKEALFRRVLERYQERFMNHLPEALGMPTAREVARHILFSSVELNTRSPEQAGCLGINGSVAGSDESEPVRQALIDFRAAGEVQLRKRFVRAKAEGDLPPTANPEALAAFLMAVMHGMAIQAKAGFTREMLEAVAEQALSAVPGGGTSA; encoded by the coding sequence ATGGGACGTCATCGCGAATACGATGTCGACAAGGTGCTCGATGCGACGTTGTGCGTTTTCTGGCGCAAGGGCTACGAGGGCACGTCTTATGCGGACCTGACCGAGGCTGCGGGCGTGGAGCGCCCTGCCCTGTACTCGGCGTTCGGCAACAAGGAAGCACTGTTTCGCCGCGTGCTGGAGCGCTACCAGGAACGGTTCATGAACCATCTCCCGGAAGCACTGGGAATGCCGACCGCGCGCGAGGTGGCCAGGCACATACTGTTCAGCTCAGTCGAACTGAATACGCGCTCGCCCGAGCAGGCCGGATGCCTGGGCATTAATGGGTCGGTGGCGGGATCGGACGAGTCGGAGCCGGTGCGGCAGGCGTTGATCGACTTTCGTGCGGCTGGCGAGGTGCAGTTGCGGAAACGTTTTGTGCGGGCGAAGGCCGAGGGCGACCTGCCGCCGACCGCCAATCCGGAGGCGCTGGCGGCCTTCCTGATGGCGGTGATGCACGGCATGGCGATACAGGCGAAAGCCGGCTTCACCCGGGAGATGCTGGAAGCGGTGGCCGAACAAGCCTTGTCGGCCGTGCCCGGCGGCGGCACATCTGCCTGA